A genomic region of Streptomyces rimosus contains the following coding sequences:
- a CDS encoding short-chain dehydrogenase/reductase, producing MSHDLPLLGRTAVVTGAARGLGAHMARSLVRRGADVALLGLEEDELERVAAGLPGHAAHWPVDVTDEDAMDRAAALVQRRFGPPSVVVANAGVVAGGPFLDTDPAVWRRVVEVNLIGSAVTARAFLPALLSTRGYFLQVASLAALGPAPMLSAYCASKSGVETFAQVLRAELAHRGVGVGVGYLSWADTEMVRASDRRAAMRELRAHLPWPASKTYDAAPVADRLVRGIERRSAAVYAQPWLRAGQVVRAVLPGIVTEGSRRAFLRLAGRADLTATGLLGAGGRAAEAAGDIRG from the coding sequence ATGAGCCACGACCTTCCCCTGCTCGGGCGCACGGCCGTGGTGACCGGAGCGGCGCGCGGCCTGGGGGCGCACATGGCGCGTTCACTCGTACGGCGGGGTGCCGACGTGGCGCTGCTCGGCCTGGAGGAGGACGAGTTGGAGCGGGTCGCGGCCGGCCTGCCGGGGCACGCCGCCCACTGGCCGGTGGATGTGACCGACGAGGACGCGATGGACCGCGCCGCCGCGCTCGTGCAGCGCCGCTTCGGCCCGCCGTCCGTCGTCGTCGCCAACGCCGGGGTGGTGGCGGGCGGCCCCTTCCTCGACACCGATCCGGCCGTATGGCGCCGGGTCGTCGAGGTCAATCTGATCGGCAGCGCGGTGACCGCCCGCGCCTTCCTGCCCGCCCTCCTGAGCACCCGGGGCTACTTCCTCCAGGTCGCCTCCCTCGCGGCGCTGGGCCCGGCGCCGATGCTGTCGGCGTACTGCGCCTCGAAGTCCGGGGTGGAGACCTTCGCGCAGGTGCTGCGCGCGGAGCTGGCGCACCGCGGTGTGGGCGTCGGGGTCGGCTACCTGAGCTGGGCGGACACCGAGATGGTGCGGGCGTCCGACCGCCGGGCGGCGATGCGGGAGCTGCGCGCCCACCTGCCGTGGCCCGCTTCGAAGACCTACGACGCCGCGCCGGTGGCCGACCGCCTGGTGCGCGGCATCGAACGGCGGTCCGCCGCGGTCTACGCGCAGCCGTGGCTGCGCGCGGGCCAGGTGGTGCGGGCCGTCCTGCCGGGGATCGTGACCGAGGGCTCCCGCCGCGCGTTCCTGCGCCTGGCCGGCCGCGCCGACCTCACGGCGACCGGCCTGCTGGGGGCGGGCGGCCGGGCGGCGGAGGCCGCCGGGGACATCCGCGGCTGA
- a CDS encoding helix-turn-helix domain-containing protein, which produces MDTPAELGHFLKTRRARLQPEDVGLLSYGGRRRVPGLRREELAQLAGVSVAYYTRLEQGQSHNASDGVLEALARALRLTPDERAHLRDLARPAKARRRPAVRPDKARSGVLQLLAALDGVPAVALDRRFEVLAWNPLGHALLAGHLDHASPGRPLDRPNTQRLLFLDPHTRELYPDRETETRRAVAALRMAAGQHPDDRQLAALIGELSMKSPEFSSLWARHGVSNCTFGAKRFHHPLVGAMELDFELMQTPDGSGQGLLMYSARPGSPSEAALRLLAAQHLPEARVLEPERP; this is translated from the coding sequence ATGGACACACCTGCCGAGCTGGGCCACTTCCTGAAGACCCGCCGCGCCCGCCTCCAGCCGGAGGACGTGGGCCTGCTCTCCTACGGCGGCCGGCGCCGCGTACCGGGCCTGCGCCGCGAGGAGCTGGCCCAGCTGGCCGGGGTGAGCGTCGCGTACTACACCCGCCTCGAACAGGGCCAGAGCCACAACGCCTCGGACGGTGTCCTCGAAGCACTGGCCCGCGCCCTGCGGCTGACCCCGGACGAGCGCGCGCACCTGCGCGACCTCGCGCGCCCCGCCAAGGCCCGCCGCCGCCCGGCCGTACGGCCCGACAAGGCGCGGTCCGGGGTGCTCCAGCTGCTCGCCGCACTGGACGGGGTGCCGGCCGTGGCGCTCGACCGCCGCTTCGAGGTACTGGCGTGGAACCCGCTGGGGCACGCGCTGCTGGCCGGGCACCTGGACCACGCGAGCCCCGGGCGTCCGCTGGACCGCCCCAACACCCAGCGGCTGCTGTTCCTCGACCCGCACACCCGCGAGCTGTACCCGGACCGCGAGACGGAGACCCGGCGGGCCGTCGCCGCGCTGCGCATGGCGGCCGGCCAGCACCCGGACGACCGGCAGCTGGCCGCCCTGATCGGTGAACTGTCCATGAAGAGCCCCGAGTTCAGCTCCCTGTGGGCCCGGCACGGAGTCAGCAACTGCACCTTCGGCGCCAAGCGCTTCCACCACCCGCTGGTCGGCGCGATGGAGCTGGACTTCGAGCTGATGCAGACGCCGGACGGCTCCGGGCAGGGCCTGCTGATGTACAGCGCACGGCCCGGTTCGCCGTCCGAGGCGGCGCTGCGGCTACTCGCCGCGCAGCACCTTCCAGAAGCCCGGGTCCTCGAACCCGAGCGCCCATAG
- a CDS encoding glycosyl hydrolase family 18 protein: MDHASAARVRLGIAFLLAASGVAAALSPGAAAQDRTGGTAAHRAHAAMPPPATGGDGTAEAPGAKAPATGTGRTVSAWLPYWGDTRGAYRDALQHAAQLHTVSPFWYRATSATTIKSQPGAGDRQVVAGLHQAGIKVVPTVNESMDAATMAPLLHDPARRGAHIRALLRLVASRAYDGVDLDYETMATTGTARMRDRVRTGYALFADELCAELHARGKSCVITVMARTAHSGKAYDYARLGKAADRVRIMGYDLHWAEGSPGPLSSLAWYEEFLRYATGTVPRDKLEIAFPGYGWDWTRGVKARAKHLTWKEAEALRRRKGVAYRFDAKSGTPHFTYRVGRAVHDVWYQDARGVAAHLPLLRKYGVRNAGLWALGFEDPGFWKVLRGE; encoded by the coding sequence ATGGATCATGCATCGGCTGCCCGAGTGCGGCTCGGGATCGCGTTCCTGCTGGCGGCGTCCGGGGTGGCCGCCGCACTGTCCCCCGGCGCGGCGGCCCAGGACCGTACGGGCGGCACGGCCGCGCACCGGGCCCACGCCGCCATGCCGCCGCCCGCCACCGGCGGCGACGGCACCGCAGAGGCGCCCGGAGCCAAGGCACCCGCCACGGGGACCGGCCGTACGGTCTCCGCCTGGCTGCCCTACTGGGGCGACACCCGGGGCGCCTACCGCGACGCCCTCCAGCACGCCGCGCAGCTGCACACCGTCAGCCCCTTCTGGTACCGGGCCACCTCCGCCACCACCATCAAGAGCCAGCCGGGCGCGGGGGACCGGCAGGTCGTCGCCGGGCTGCACCAAGCCGGCATCAAGGTCGTGCCCACCGTCAACGAATCCATGGACGCCGCCACCATGGCCCCCCTGCTGCACGACCCGGCCCGCCGCGGCGCGCACATCAGGGCGCTGCTGCGGCTGGTGGCCTCGCGCGCGTACGACGGCGTCGACCTCGACTACGAGACGATGGCGACCACCGGCACCGCCCGGATGCGGGACCGCGTGCGCACCGGCTACGCGCTGTTCGCCGACGAGCTGTGCGCCGAGCTGCACGCCCGGGGCAAGAGCTGCGTGATCACGGTCATGGCCCGTACCGCCCACTCCGGCAAGGCGTACGACTACGCGCGCCTCGGCAAGGCCGCCGACCGCGTCCGGATCATGGGCTACGACCTGCACTGGGCCGAGGGCTCCCCGGGCCCGCTGTCCTCGCTCGCCTGGTACGAGGAGTTCCTGCGCTACGCCACCGGCACCGTGCCGCGCGACAAGCTCGAAATCGCCTTCCCCGGGTACGGCTGGGACTGGACCCGGGGCGTCAAGGCCCGCGCCAAGCACCTGACCTGGAAGGAGGCGGAGGCGCTGCGCCGTCGCAAGGGCGTGGCCTACCGCTTCGACGCGAAATCGGGCACGCCGCACTTCACGTACCGGGTGGGCCGTGCCGTGCACGACGTCTGGTACCAGGACGCGCGCGGCGTCGCGGCGCACCTGCCGCTGCTGCGGAAGTACGGGGTGCGCAACGCCGGCCTATGGGCGCTCGGGTTCGAGGACCCGGGCTTCTGGAAGGTGCTGCGCGGCGAGTAG